From Mytilus galloprovincialis chromosome 9, xbMytGall1.hap1.1, whole genome shotgun sequence, the proteins below share one genomic window:
- the LOC143044579 gene encoding uncharacterized protein LOC143044579, producing the protein MDLVRMKISLVFLVLLAICTTGLDALEVYMNSNITANVGDKVELKCHFVLEGDDVITRINLQARASDDYENIAAFYPPSIIKDPYLNSAGQYLQNHVTLTNLINSENATSMLFNSIQSRDDKAYRCIVKYDSDDDHKTTASDPTMITVNSLVDPDCVAKGNDGDCKFYKCFEGQRQCGSDGILLGFGYNSCKRFGQFYSRFTKRGKAWIDCIKPCITKALVVKYNESLEAGQNCTELQTETFEAQETCYQDCGFCDVYLPNFKQIRKVVSIPDSASDDALKQVVKNEIECVSDLIGIDFIKD; encoded by the exons ATGGATCTTGTTAGGATGAAGATTTCACTCGTTTTTCTTGTACTTCTTGCAATTTGTACCACAg GATTGGATGCATTAGAGGTATATATGAATTCGAATATCACAGCAAACGTTGGCGACAAAGTAGAACTCAAGTGCCACTTTGTGTTAGAAGGTGATGACGTCATTACCCGGATTAATTTACAAGCCAGAGCTAGCGATGATTATGAGAACATAGCAGCATTTTATCCACCAAGTATTATCAAAGACCCATATTTAAACAGTGCTGGGCAGTATCTCCAAAATCATGTAACTCTAACGAACCTCATCAATTCAGAAAATGCCACATCCATGttatttaattcaattcaatCTAGAGATGACAAGGCATATAGGTGTATTGTAAAATATGACAGTGATGATGATCATAAAACCACAGCATCAGATCCAACAATGATAACTGTTAATT CATTGGTAGATCCTGATTGTGTTGCAAAAGGGAATGACGGTGATTgtaaattttacaaatgtttcGAAGGGCAGAGACAATGTGGCTCTGATGGGATTCTTCTCGGCTTTGGCTACAACTCCTGTAAAAGGTTTGGTCAATTCTACAGTAGATTTACAAAGAGGGGAAAAGCATGGATTGACTGTATAAAACCGTGCATAACAAAAGCTCTGGTTGTGAAATACAACGAAAGTTTGGAAGCAGGACAGAACTGTACTGAGCTGCAGACCGAAACATTTGAAGCACAAGAGACGTGCTATCAGGATTGCGGCTTCTGTGATGTCTATTTACCTAACTTTAAGCAAATACGTAAAGTTGTAAGCATCCCAGATTCTGCTTCTGACGACGCTTTGAAACAAGTCGTAAAGAATGAAATAGAGTGCGTCTCTGATTTGATTGGTATTGATTTTATAAAGGACTaa